The sequence below is a genomic window from Mycobacterium heidelbergense.
GATCGATATTCCCGCCCTGGTGACAAACTCGGTGCTCAACGGAACCCCCAACGCAAAAACCGGGCTCTACAGCCAAGGCTTGATCGCTGATGGGTCTGCTGGTCTTCTCAAATACCTCATCACCGTGACCCCGCAAGGGCTTGCCAACGTCATGGTCGCCCCCAACACCCAGAACATCTTGGGTGGCGGCAGCCTCGCGTTTCAGGCCGGGTACCTCGGGAACGTCCTGGCCACCGGCTTCCCCACCCCGCAGATCGTCTTCGACAACCTGCTCAACGTCATCCGAACCTATGCGGGCATCCCTAGTGCGGCGGCCGCCGCGGCTGCGAACGGAAGTGGCTTCGCGGCCCTGGCCCCGGCAGCTAGTGCCTTGCCTGGTTTGTCGGCTGGTGTGTTGAAGGCGTTTGATCCGGCGGCGGTGACCAATATTGCGGGGTCGTTGGGTCCGTCGTTGGCGGCGGAGGTGGCGGGGTCGTTGGGGGCGAATCTGGCGGGGTCGTTGGCTACAACGCTGTCGGTGGATCTGTCCAAGATGGCGCTGCACATCCTGTCGGCGCTGTAAGCCCTTCCTGTTGTTGTGGCTGTGGTGTATGCCGGCGACCCGATCAACGGTCGCCGGCATACACCCGGGTGTGGGAGGTATCACGATGACCGGGATCCGGTGGGCGACGCCGACATGGTGGTGTGGCGCTAATCCCTCACTGCCAGCGGGCGTGACCGCGCGTGGCGTGGCCTGAAATTCGGGTGGGTGGTCATAGATGTCTGTGGGCTGGCGAGAGTGGGATGACGAAGACACCACCGATACCGATGAGGTGTTGGGTGCTACCGGTATTTGGCTGATCCCACGAACACGCCCGGTGCTCGTGGAGCCGAGACGTCGGATCGTCACCACCAACACCGGTCGGGAGGCGCACGCGGGAACCGCGCTAGCCGCAGAGCATCGGGAGGTGTTGGAGTGGGCGCAAGCACGCATTGATGAGTTGATCGGTTTGGCCGAGGCTAAAGAACACTTCACGATGTGGCGCACCGCCCTACAAAACAACCACCACCACCATGATGTTGAGCATGGTGGCGTGGTGACGTCTTGTAGGGAAAACCATATGGTGTTGCTCGGCGCGGCGGGCACCGCGAAGAAAACGTTCGCCCGAGTGATCGCTGAAGTGTTGTTCGGACTCGGTGTAATCACGCGCCCGGAGGTCACCGAGATCACCGCCCACGACATCGTGGCGGGCGATCCTTCACACAGCGCGGCCAGGATGAAAACTGTGTGCGACGACGCGCGTGGTGGGGTGTTGTTCCTCGACGAGGCCCACCAACTGGCCCCCGACACTGAAAGCCGCCCTTTTGGTGGGGACGTGATCGCCGCCCTGCAGACCCATGTCGCGCACTACCCCGG
It includes:
- a CDS encoding AAA family ATPase; translated protein: MSVGWREWDDEDTTDTDEVLGATGIWLIPRTRPVLVEPRRRIVTTNTGREAHAGTALAAEHREVLEWAQARIDELIGLAEAKEHFTMWRTALQNNHHHHDVEHGGVVTSCRENHMVLLGAAGTAKKTFARVIAEVLFGLGVITRPEVTEITAHDIVAGDPSHSAARMKTVCDDARGGVLFLDEAHQLAPDTESRPFGGDVIAALQTHVAHYPGELVVILAGHPTPMQNFLTTHAGLAGRFPHTVAFTSPTPDDIVALGHRLAGKENLIVEDTAWELLRTEAARLRSIPYGHGTLLDVAGNAHYAHDVIHTCQRARLRRLHKLAPHRRDLEHLLHTNPGVLHVNTTDMQRALTATHPAVTA